A window from Saccharomyces cerevisiae S288C chromosome XIII, complete sequence encodes these proteins:
- the CGI121 gene encoding Cgi121p (Component of the EKC/KEOPS complex; EKC/KEOPS complex is required for t6A tRNA modification and telomeric TG1-3 recombination; may have role in transcription; Cgi121p is dispensable for tRNA modification; other complex members are Bud32p, Kae1p, Pcc1p, and Gon7p; ortholog of human TPRKB) gives MVVSIIPQFPDIKVSLALFEQVKNAKEIRSKMSELSTSFAFIDPRLVCSGEQMYSAIYKTLIEVKYNKMRTRNLNSECVLCLSPTSNISDAFLKFGIKDDSSQLICLKFHTNTDDVDKEQLRTIMTSIVKGQEIEFNDDNLSRFYDEALIRKIYKLSDDFKPQDVNGLSRALVDAIQLRGV, from the exons ATGGTAGTATCCATCATACCGCAATTTCCTGATATCAAGGTTTCACTAGCATTGTTTGAACAGGTTAAAAATGCTAAAGAAATACGCTCTAAAATGAGTGAATTGTCGACATCCTTTGCCTTTATTGACCCCCGGTTAGTCTGTTCGGGGGAGCAGATGTATTCTGCAATTTACAAGACCTTAATAGAAGTGAAATATAACAAGATGagaacaagaaatttgAATTCCGAGTGCGTACTATGTCTTTCACCCACTTCCAATATTAGTGATGCTTTCCTCAAATTCGGAATCAAAGACGATTCGTCACAGTTAATATGCCTTAAGTTCCATACTAATACTGACGATGTAGACAAAGAGCAATTGAGGACGATTATGACTTCTATAGTAAAAGGACAAGAGATCGAGTTTAATGATGACAATTTATCGAGATTTTATGACGAAGCGCTCATAAGAAAA ATCTATAAATTAAGTGATGATTTCAAGCCCCAAGACGTAAATGGTCTCTCAAGAGCTTTGGTAGACGCTATTCAATTGAGGGGTGTGTAG
- the YMD8 gene encoding Ymd8p (Putative nucleotide sugar transporter; has similarity to Vrg4p): MNRTVFLAFVFGWYFCSIALSIYNRWMFDPKDGLGIGYPVLVTTFHQATLWLLSGIYIKLRHKPVKNVLRKNNGFNWSFFLKFLLPTAVASAGDIGLSNVSFQYVPLTIYTIIKSSSIAFVLLFGCIFKLEKFHWKLALSVIIMFVGVALMVFKPSDSTSTKNDQALVIFGSFLVLASSCLSGLRWVYTQLMLRNNPIQTNTAAAVEESDGALFTENEDNVDNEPVVNLANNKMLENFGESKPHPIHTIHQLAPIMGITLLLTSLLVEKPFPGIFSSSIFRLDTSNGGVGTETTVLSIVRGIVLLILPGFAVFLLTICEFSILEQTPVLTVSIVGIVKELLTVIFGIIILSERLSGFYNWLGMLIIMADVCYYNYFRYKQDLLQKYHSVSTQDNRNELKGFQDFEQLGSKKIAPYSISVDLTNQEYELDMIAQNVSRSSQQV; the protein is encoded by the coding sequence ATGAATAGGACTGTCTTTTTGGCATTTGTATTTGGATGGTATTTCTGTTCAATAGCTCTCTCCATATACAATAGATGGATGTTCGATCCGAAGGACGGATTGGGTATTGGGTATCCCGTGTTGGTGACAACATTCCATCAGGCTACTTTATGGTTACTATCCGGCATATACATTAAGCTCAGGCATAAGCCAGTGAAAAACGTTTTAAGAAAGAATAATGGTTTTAACTGgagtttttttctaaaatttttactCCCTACGGCAGTCGCTTCTGCAGGTGATATCGGGCTCAGTAACGTTTCCTTCCAGTATGTTCCCTTGACAATTTATACAATTATCAAATCTTCGAGCATAGCTTTTGTCCTTTTATTCGGCTGTATCTTCAAGCTAGAAAAGTTTCATTGGAAGTTGGCACTTTCAGTAATAATTATGTTTGTTGGTGTAGCATTAATGGTTTTCAAACCAAGCGATTCCACCAGTACCAAAAACGACCAAGCCTTGGTCATTTTTGGCAGCTTTCTTGTCCTAGCAAGTAGCTGTCTTTCTGGGTTAAGGTGGGTTTATACGCAGTTGATGCTTAGGAACAACCCAATTCAAACTAACACCGCTGCAGCAGTAGAGGAATCTGATGGTGCCCTTTTCAcggaaaatgaagataatgTCGATAATGAACCTGTTGTTAACCTCGCCAATAACAAAATGCTGGAGAATTTTGGAGAATCCAAGCCTCACCCAATTCATACAATCCACCAGTTAGCTCCTATAATGGGCATTACTCTGTTGCTTACCTCGCTACTTGTGGAAAAACCATTTCCTGGTATATTCAGCTCTAGCATATTTAGGCTTGATACGAGCAATGGCGGTGTCGGCACGGAAACTACCGTCCTATCCATTGTGAGGGGTATTGTTTTGTTAATTTTACCTGGTTTTGCAGTCTTTTTGTTGACAATTTGTGAGTTTAGTATTTTGGAGCAAACGCCCGTGCTGACCGTATCTATTGTGGGTATAGTGAAGGAACTTTTGACGGTAATATTTGGTATAATTATTCTTTCTGAAAGATTAAGTGGTTTTTACAATTGGTTAGGAATGCTTATTATTATGGCAGATGTATGCTATTATAATTACTTCAGATATAAGCAAGATctattacaaaaatatcattCAGTTTCGACACAAGATAATCGTAACGAGTTAAAGGGATTTCAAGACTTCGAACAGTTAGGAAGCAAGAAAATCGCACCATATTCTATTAGTGTCGACCTAACAAATCAAGAGTATGAGCTTGATATGATTGCTCAAAACGTTAGTCGTTCATCCCAGCAGGTCTGA
- the LFT1 gene encoding Lft1p (hypothetical protein; binds HEATR5 protein Laa1p; has some characteristics of a transcriptional activator; may be a target of Dbf2p-Mob1p kinase; GFP-fusion protein co-localizes with clathrin-coated vesicles; YML037C is not an essential gene), whose translation MDENKIIDQLFSKEYTPQDDSEQAKNGDVSLYGLLDEVANGRRLMNCLFHSPMQMGNKLSTDKLDGKCRQIQRDWIDEEKTITMNSGALQLDGPVLFSWSHNVAPTSHQETINTTFKQGSPSRGSNKPKITTTSQLFDRASAEIDKCIKPNSKSWMVEERFERNEAHTADGKKPSTWANSDFKVDPLQKFVVKELPKEKKKSDGDKTKKNKSKRKSFFGFWGHSGSKSGSKKKSEKPIEAKNEIQDEVSQKSGLSPDDDTTFSDKNTIQSKQESMSDQQAEPKVHEPAVTNTGCSEHDDGDGFEQVPAQSSYHPSSEPSIASTPSLTLDSFIPLQPKKKI comes from the coding sequence ATGgacgaaaacaaaataatcGACCAGTTGTTCAGTAAGGAATACACACCGCAAGATGACTCCGAGCAAGCCAAAAATGGAGATGTGTCGTTATATGGGTTATTAGATGAAGTAGCGAACGGTAGGCGGTTGATGAACTGTTTGTTTCATTCACCTATGCAAATGGGGAATAAATTGAGTACCGACAAACTTGATGGGAAATGTCGGCAAATACAAAGAGATTGGATTGATGAGGAAAAAACCATAACTATGAATTCTGGCGCTTTACAGCTGGATGGGCCAGTTCTATTTTCCTGGAGTCATAATGTAGCACCTACTTCTCATCAAGAAACTATAAATACAACCTTCAAGCAGGGCTCTCCGAGCAGAGGAAGCAACAAGCCCAAAATTACTACTACCAGTCAGTTATTTGATAGAGCTTCTGCTGAGATTGATAAGTGTATAAAGCCCAATAGCAAAAGTTGGATGGTGGAAGAAAGATTTGAGAGAAATGAGGCACATACAGCTGATGGCAAGAAACCTTCTACGTGGGCTAATTCCGATTTCAAAGTGGACCCGCTACAGAAATTCGTTGTTAAGGAATTGcccaaagaaaagaagaaatcagaCGGTGAtaagacaaagaaaaataagtcgaaaaggaagagtttttttggattttggGGCCATTCTGGTTCTAAATCAggttcaaaaaagaaatccGAAAAGCCTATAGAGGccaaaaatgaaattcagGATGAGGTAAGCCAAAAATCTGGCCTATCACCTGACGATGATACAACTTTCAGTGATAAAAATACCATCCAATCAAAGCAAGAGAGTATGAGTGATCAACAAGCTGAACCCAAAGTACACGAGCCCGCAGTTACTAACACTGGATGCAGTGAacatgatgatggtgatggATTTGAACAGGTACCTGCACAATCTAGTTATCATCCATCCAGCGAGCCCAGCATTGCCAGCACTCCTTCATTAACTCTAGATTCATTCATCCCATTACaaccaaagaagaaaatataa
- the AMD1 gene encoding AMP deaminase (AMP deaminase; tetrameric enzyme that catalyzes the deamination of AMP to form IMP and ammonia; thought to be involved in regulation of intracellular purine (adenine, guanine, and inosine) nucleotide pools): MDNQATQRLNDLSLEPAPSHDEQDGSGLVIDIDQRKIGDEQAGVVVDDETPPLEQQDSHESLAADSRNANFSYHENQQLLENGTKQLALDEHDSHSAILEQPSHSTNCSSSNIAAMNKGHDSADHASQNSGGKPRTLSASAQHILPETLKSFAGAPVVNKQVRTSASYKMGMLADDASQQFLDDPSSELIDLYSKVAECRNLRAKYQTISVQNDDQNPKNKPGWVVYPPPPKPSYNSDTKTVVPVTNKPDAEVFDFTKCEIPGEDPDWEFTLNDDDSYVVHRSGKTDELIAQIPTLRDYYLDLEKMISISSDGPAKSFAYRRLQYLEARWNLYYLLNEYQETSVSKRNPHRDFYNVRKVDTHVHHSACMNQKHLLRFIKHKLRHSKDEKVIFRDGKLLTLDEVFRSLHLTGYDLSIDTLDMHAHKDTFHRFDKFNLKYNPIGESRLREIFLKTNNYIKGTYLADITKQVIFDLENSKYQNCEYRISVYGRSLDEWDKLASWVIDNKVISHNVRWLVQIPRLYDIYKKTGIVQSFQDICKNLFQPLFEVTKNPQSHPKLHVFLQRVIGFDSVDDESKVDRRFHRKYPKPSLWEAPQNPPYSYYLYYLYSNVASLNQWRAKRGFNTLVLRPHCGEAGDPEHLVSAYLLAHGISHGILLRKVPFVQYLYYLDQVGIAMSPLSNNALFLTYDKNPFPRYFKRGLNVSLSTDDPLQFSYTREPLIEEYSVAAQIYKLSNVDMCELARNSVLQSGWEAQIKKHWIGKDFDKSGVEGNDVVRTNVPDIRINYRYDTLSTELELVNHFANFKRTIEEK; the protein is encoded by the coding sequence atggaCAATCAGGCTACACAGAGGCTTAACGACCTTTCTCTAGAACCAGCTCCTTCACACGATGAACAAGATGGTTCAGGACTAGTCATTGACATAGatcaaagaaagattgGTGATGAACAAGCTGGTGTCGTAGTGGATGATGAGACACCCCCCTTAGAGCAGCAAGATTCACACGAAAGTTTAGCTGCTGATTCTCGGAATGCTAATTTCTCGTATCACGAGAATCAGCAGTTGTTGGAAAATGGCACCAAACAGTTGGCCCTAGATGAGCATGATTCTCACTCTGCCATCTTGGAGCAACCATCGCATTCTACCAATTGTAGCTCTTCCAACATAGCAGCGATGAATAAGGGCCATGACTCGGCAGACCATGCATCTCAAAATTCCGGGGGTAAACCGAGGACCTTGTCTGCTAGTGCTCAGCATATCTTGCCAGAGACGCTCAAGTCATTTGCCGGCGCTCCGGTAGTGAATAAGCAGGTACGTACCTCTGCCTCCTATAAAATGGGAATGTTGGCTGATGATGCTTCACAGCAGTTTCTTGATGATCCCTCTTCCGAGTTGATTGACTTGTATTCCAAAGTGGCAGAGTGTAGAAATTTGAGAGCCAAATATCAGACCATATCTGTGCAAAACGATGATCAAAACCCAAAAAATAAGCCAGGCTGGGTAGTCTATCCACCACCACCTAAACCTTCATACAACTCAGACACTAAGACTGTTGTGCCAGTAACAAACAAGCCGGATGCGGAAGTTTTCGATTTTACGAAATGTGAAATTCCTGGTGAGGATCCAGATTGGGAATTTACCCTCAACGATGACGACTCGTACGTGGTACACAGATCAGGTAAGACGGATGAGTTAATTGCTCAAATCCCTACCCTTCGTGACTACTATCTGGATCtagaaaaaatgatttcCATCTCATCAGACGGTCCCGCTAAATCATTTGCTTATAGAAGGCTGCAATACCTAGAAGCACGCTGGAATCTTTACTATCTCTTGAACGAATATCAAGAAACTAGCGTTTCCAAAAGAAACCCACACAGGGATTTTTATAATGTTAGGAAAGTGGACACTCACGTTCACCATTCTGCTTGTATGAACCAAAAGCACTTATTACGTTTCATTAAACACAAATTGAGACATTCCAAAGATGAAAAGGTTATTTTCAGGGACGGGAAACTACTAACTTTAGACGAAGTATTCCGTTCTTTGCATTTGACTGGATATGATTTATCCATCGATACTTTAGATATGCATGCACATAAGGATACATTCCACAGATTCGATAAATTCAACTTAAAATATAACCCTATCGGTGAATCTCGTCTcagagaaatttttttgaagacaaACAACTACATCAAGGGTACCTACTTGGCTGACATTACCAAACAAGTCATATTCGATTTAGAGAATTCAAAATACCAAAACTGTGAGTATAGAATTTCTGTTTATGGCAGGTCTCTCGATGAATGGGATAAACTAGCTAGCTGGGTGATTGACAACAAAGTTATTTCCCATAATGTTCGTTGGTTAGTCCAAATTCCGAGGTTATATGatatttacaagaaaaCTGGCATTGTTCAAAGCTTCCAGGACATCTGTAAGAATCTGTTTCAGCCACTATTTGAAGTGACCAAAAATCCTCAGTCTCATCCAAAATTGCATGTATTTTTACAGAGAGTAATTGGGTTTGATTCTGTCGATGATGAATCCAAGGTTGATCGCCGCTTTCATAGGAAATATCCCAAGCCATCACTCTGGGAGGCTCCTCAAAACCCTCCTTATTCCTATTACCTGTACTATTTGTATTCAAATGTCGCGTCTTTGAATCAATGGAGGGCTAAGAGAGGGTTTAACACTTTGGTTTTGAGACCACATTGTGGTGAAGCCGGTGACCCCGAGCATCTCGTTTCAGCATATCTATTGGCACATGGTATATCACATGGTATTTTATTGAGGAAAGTTCCATTTGTTCAATACTTATACTATTTAGATCAGGTTGGTATCGCAATGTCACCCCTTTCTAATAACGCATTATTTTTGACCTATGATAAAAACCCATTTCCGAGATACTTTAAAAGAGGTTTGAATGTCTCACTATCCACAGATGATCCTTTACAATTCTCATATACCAGAGAACCATTAATCGAAGAATACTCAGTTGCAGCACAAATTTATAAATTGTCTAATGTAGATATGTGTGAATTGGCAAGAAATTCCGTGTTGCAAAGTGGGTGGGAAGCACAAATCAAAAAACATTGGATAGGGAAAGATTTTGACAAGAGTGGTGTTGAAGGTAACGATGTGGTTAGAACAAATGTTCCTGATATTAGAATTAACTACAGATACGATACATTATCAACTGAACTGGAATTAGTTAATCATTTTGCCAATTTCAAGAGAaccattgaagaaaagtga
- the SRC1 gene encoding Src1p (Chromosome linkage inner nuclear membrane protein; CLIP, involved in perinuclear chromosome tethering and rDNA repeat stability; enriched at telomeres and subtelomeric regions; associates with and regulates subtelomeric genes, interacting with TREX (transcription export) factors; produces two splice variants with different functions; alternative splicing of SRC1 pre-mRNA is promoted by Hub1p; mutant is aneuploidy tolerant; SRC1 has a paralog, HEH2, that arose from the whole genome duplication), producing the protein MNSDLEYLEDGFDPNSMKVATLRRILVENNVDFPSNARKNALVGLFDEKVKPQIPQLRKMYLNVRPSDEGIVKMDRPSSSPSIASPRRSRRARREKSASPMAKQFKKNRILDDVSNDDDDDDDDDDDNDKKDDPLIVPSGTDTDEVDDEEDDVITSSSNKSDTNDFQQNSDTRKKRKDPDSDDWSESNSKENKIDNKHLNLLSSDSEIEQDYQKAKKRKTSDLNQEHGNGSAILGKLSVKTPIKNTNRKPVSMDNFNDSLTSSGTENDPFVPNIRHNPKELGTANGTGHSTPLSKLKVSASFADKLPQKEVPSTILVPEVEQQEPSQSERTPSLFSSEGSGSESEAPLLPEITTPGPHQPMGNTSNNVVEMIDTDSSNLVSDEDEVLVPTRIETPQLPTEKDVEKCEARVQELQEEVNEQLEHENGSEFDVKQGSGKVGNRHKFKRALKFLSKSLLALFLFCIFIVIPLLFGLWYREQRLLIGYCGHEVPSHRVSGNSFEFIQKLDNLLQDYRPKCIPCPPNGICYPYLKLKCKPDYKLAPSRLDFLEIIPAQGKCVKDDKKQQLVSEVVEKSLEFLRAKNAQISCGDGKDDIESGMTEDALYQIFNEARAPWIRDDEFEDLWIQVIKDLTEEPEILWRQLSPTDNNIGGNSNNIIKTNDVPRQKRHLPEKFISKTRNFRSTSKKYIGMKCRFEREIYQTYKKFQRPIWLMFLLIVISKVIEIKLKNYYRKKARIEELVTQTMEKLKFQKIKSMSDPKENAYLSIVQLRDIFLSDIVDLKYKNQLWSEVVKYLEHNNSNIKSNLTEIRGEIMKCWEWIGPMELNEPKDSAENKI; encoded by the exons ATGAATAGTGACTTGGAGTATTTAGAGGACGGTTTTGATCCGAATTCAATGAAAGTTGCGACTTTGAGGAGGATATTGGTAGAAAATAATGTCGATTTCCCATCTAATGCTAGGAAAAATGCGCTGGTGGGGCTGTTCGATGAAAAGGTTAAACCGCAGATCCCGCAGTTACGGAAAATGTATCTGAACGTTCGGCCCAGCGATGAAGGTATTGTGAAAATGGACCGTCCCTCATCTTCCCCATCTATAGCTTCCCCTCGTAGAAGTAGACGAGCTCGCAGGGAGAAATCTGCTTCCCCCATGGCCAAACAGTTTAAGAAGAATAGAATACTGGATGATGTAagtaatgatgatgatgatgatgatgatgatgatgatgacaatgataaaaaagacGATCCTTTAATTGTACCTAGTGGAACGGATACCGATGAAGTGGAcgatgaagaggatgatgTGATAACATCAAGCTCCAACAAATCAGACACCAATGATTTCCAGCAAAATTCCGATACTCGtaagaaaaggaaagacCCTGATTCTGACGACTGGTCTGAATCTAAttcaaaggaaaataaaatcgaTAATAAGCATTTGAACCTCCTATCATCAGATTCAGAAATTGAACAGGATTACCAGAAGGCAAAAAAGCGTAAGACGAGTGATTTGAACCAAGAGCATGGAAATGGCTCTGCCATTTTAGGAAAACTTTCCGTCAAAACACCAATAAAGAACACAAATAGAAAGCCAGTAAGCATGGATAATTTTAACGATTCGTTGACTTCAAGCGGTACGGAAAATGATCCATTTGTACCGAACATACGACACAATCCAAAAGAGCTCGGAACTGCCAATGGAACAGGCCATAGCACACCCTTGAGTAAGTTAAAAGTTTCTGCCTCATTTGCGGATAAATTGCCTCAAAAGGAGGTACCATCTACAATACTGGTTCCAGAAGTGGAACAGCAAGAACCTTCTCAGAGTGAAAGAACACCGTCTTTGTTTTCGTCCGAAGGCTCTGGCTCAGAGTCGGAAGCACCCTTGCTTCCAGAGATCACCACGCCAGGTCCTCATCAGCCTATGGGTAATACCAGCAATAATGTGGTCGAAATGATAGATACAGATAGTAGTAACTTGGTATcggatgaagatgaagttTTAGTGCCTACAAGGATCGAGACTCCCCAATTACCCACAGAGAAAGACGTCGAAAAGTGTGAAGCAAGAGTGCAAGAACTTCAAGAGGAAGTAAATGAGCAATTAGAGCATGAAAATGGGAGTGAATTTGATGTTAAGCAAGGATCTGGGAAGGTCGGGAACAGGCATAAGTTCAAAAGAGCActcaaatttttgagcAAATCATTACTGGCgctatttttattttgcatATTCATTGTTATTCCTCTCTTATTTGGCCTCTGGTATAGAGAGCAAAGACTGCTCATAGGTTACTGTGGGCATGAAGTACCATCCCATCGAGTTAGTGGCAATTCCTTCGAgtttattcaaaaactggATAATTTGTTGCAGGACTACAGACCGAAATGTATCCCTTGTCCACCCAATGGTATTTGTTATCCTTATTTGAAACTTAAATGTAAGCCAGATTACAAGTTAGCACCATCTAGACTTgactttttggaaattattCCTGCACAAGGCAAATGTGTTAAAGACGACAAAAAACAGCAGTTAGTTTCCGAAGTGGTTGAAAAATCTTTAGAGTTTCTGAGAGCCAAAAATGCACAAATTTCATGCGGTGACGGAAAAGACGACATCGAGAGTGGTATGACGGAAGATGCCCTCtatcaaatatttaatGAGGCTAGAGCTCCTTGGATTCGCGACGATGAATTTGAGGACCTGTGGATCCAAGTTATCAAAGATTTAACTGAAGAACCAGAAATATTATGGAGGCAA TTATCACCCACTGACAACAACATTGGCGGAAATTCCAACAACATCATTAAAACCAATGACGTTCCGAGACAGAAGAGACATCTTCCAGAAAAATTCATCTCCAAGACGAGGAATTTTCGGTCGACGTCCAAGAAATACATTGGAATGAAGTGTCgatttgaaagagaaaTCTACCAAACgtataaaaaatttcaaaggcCAATATGGCTAATGTTTTTACTGATAGTCATTAGTAAAGTAATCGAGATCAAGCTGAAGAATTATTATAGAAAGAAGgcaagaattgaagaactCGTTACTCAAACCatggaaaaattgaaattccAAAAGATTAAATCAATGTCCGATCCGAAAGAAAACGCGTATTTGAGCATAGTTCAATTGCGTGACATCTTTCTTTCTGATATTGTCGATCTGAAATACAAAAATCAATTATGGTCAGAAGTGGTAAAATATTTAGAGCATAATAACAGTAATATTAAATCGAACTTAACTGAAATTCGAGGTGAAATAATGAAATGTTGGGAATGGATAGGTCCGATGGAACTCAATGAACCTAAGGATTCCgctgaaaacaaaatataa
- the RAD52 gene encoding recombinase RAD52 (Protein involved in homologous recombination; attenuates resection of DNA double-strand break ends and stimulates strand exchange by facilitating Rad51p binding to single-stranded DNA (ssDNA); anneals complementary ssDNA; involved in the repair of double-strand breaks in DNA during vegetative growth, meiosis and UV induced sister chromatid recombination; forms a homodecameric ring; phosphorylation by Cdc28p in G2/M phase promotes Rad52p ring interaction that leads to superstructure formation): MNEIMDMDEKKPVFGNHSEDIQTKLDKKLGPEYISKRVGFGTSRIAYIEGWRVINLANQIFGYNGWSTEVKSVVIDFLDERQGKFSIGCTAIVRVTLTSGTYREDIGYGTVENERRKPAAFERAKKSAVTDALKRSLRGFGNALGNCLYDKDFLAKIDKVKFDPPDFDENNLFRPTDEISESSRTNTLHENQEQQQYPNKRRQLTKVTNTNPDSTKNLVKIENTVSRGTPMMAAPAEANSKNSSNKDTDLKSLDASKQDQDDLLDDSLMFSDDFQDDDLINMGNTNSNVLTTEKDPVVAKQSPTASSNPEAEQITFVTAKAATSVQNERYIGEESIFDPKYQAQSIRHTVDQTTSKHIPASVLKDKTMTTARDSVYEKFAPKGKQLSMKNNDKELGPHMLEGAGNQVPRETTPIKTNATAFPPAAAPRFAPPSKVVHPNGNGAVPAVPQQRSTRREVGRPKINPLHARKPT, translated from the coding sequence ATGAATGAAATTATGGATATGGATGAGAAGAAGCCCGTTTTCGGTAACCATTCCGAGGACATACAGACCAAATTGGACAAGAAATTAGGACCTGAGTATATCTCCAAGAGAGTTGGGTTTGGAACAAGCAGGATTGCATACATCGAAGGTTGGAGAGTAATTAATCTTGCTAATCAAATCTTTGGATATAATGGCTGGTCTACGGAGGTAAAAAGTGTAGTTATCGATTTTTTGGATGAGCGACAGGGAAAGTTTAGCATAGGGTGTACTGCAATTGTTCGTGTTACGTTGACTAGCGGGACTTATAGGGAAGATATTGGGTATGGTACCGTGGAGAACGAAAGACGGAAACCTGCCGCTTTCGAAAGGGCCAAGAAATCTGCCGTTACGGATGCCTTGAAAAGATCTTTGAGAGGGTTTGGTAATGCTCTAGGAAATTGTCTTTACGATAAAGATTTTCTGGCAAAGATCGATAAGGTGAAGTTCGATCCGCCAGATTTTGACGAAAACAATTTGTTTAGGCCAACGGATGAAATCAGCGAAAGCTCAAGAACGAATACTTTGCATGAAAATcaagaacaacaacaataccCGAATAAAAGAAGGCAATTGACTAAAGTTACAAATACCAATCCCGACTCGACGAAGAACCTGGtgaaaatagaaaatacAGTAAGTCGAGGTACCCCAATGATGGCCGCACCTGCTGAGGCTAACAGTAAAAACAGCAGTAATAAAGATACTGATCTCAAATCTCTCGATGCTTCCAAACAGGATCAAGATGACCTTCTCGATGATTCTCTTATGTTTAGCGATGATTTTCAAGACGACGACTTGATAAATATGGGCAACACAAACAGTAATGTTTTAACGACAGAGAAGGATCCCGTTGTAGCTAAGCAAAGCCCAACTGCTAGCTCAAACCCAGAGGCAGAACAAATCACCTTTGTTACAGCTAAGGCTGCAACTTCCGTACAAAATGAACGTTATATTGGTGAAGAGAGCATTTTTGATCCCAAATACCAGGCACAATCCATTAGGCACACCGTTGATCAGACTACGTCCAAGCATATTCCAGCGAGTGTGCTAAAAGACAAAACGATGACCACCGCGAGGGATTCTGtctatgaaaaatttgcaCCAAAGGGAAAACAATTGAGCATGAAGAACAATGATAAAGAACTGGGGCCTCATATGCTAGAAGGGGCTGGGAATCAAGTACCGCGTGAAACCACACCAATTAAAACGAACGCTACAGCTTTTCCGCCTGCAGCTGCTCCACGGTTTGCGCCGCCTTCTAAGGTAGTACATCCTAATGGAAATGGTGCAGTGCCAGCCGTTCCGCAACAAAGATCGACACGAAGAGAAGTTGGAAGACCAAAGATCAATCCCCTGCATGCACGCAAGCCTACTTGA